The Acidianus manzaensis genome has a window encoding:
- a CDS encoding NAD(P)/FAD-dependent oxidoreductase: MKKNIVDFETEYLIIGSGIAGYNALKEIINSKPNSKVTMITADKYYPYDRPPLSKDYLKGKMQMEELFFEPEEFYKRENLKIILNIPVNKINTKDKVIEINGDYIKFKKALIATGGRPRKLNLPGENMDKVFYLRTLGDCNNIKDAIKNASTATIIGGGFIGVEVASSLITLGVKTTIIEALPYIWSSFVDEKISRFMQQYLENNGITFILNDSGKEIINKGNKRVLVTNSGKNIESDIILIAVGIVPNTEIAQQSGIEVSNGILVNEYLETNQKDIYAAGDVANILDPVSKKRKRIEHWNNAEYTGKLAAKNMMDENQKYNFISSVWSDIFDLHIESAGETREYDEYIIRGKLELQKPSFSIIYVKGGLIKGYLAINRKSVELLALNKLILNNVDVSKKQKEIEDLTFNLNKLL; the protein is encoded by the coding sequence ATGAAAAAAAACATTGTGGATTTTGAAACCGAATATTTAATAATAGGTAGTGGAATTGCAGGTTATAACGCTCTAAAAGAGATAATAAATAGCAAACCTAATTCAAAAGTTACCATGATAACAGCAGATAAATACTACCCATATGATAGGCCTCCATTATCAAAAGACTATTTGAAAGGAAAAATGCAAATGGAGGAGTTATTTTTCGAGCCAGAAGAATTTTATAAAAGAGAAAATTTAAAGATAATATTAAATATTCCAGTAAATAAGATAAATACAAAAGATAAAGTTATAGAAATTAATGGTGATTATATAAAATTCAAAAAGGCTTTGATAGCTACAGGAGGTAGGCCCAGAAAACTAAACTTACCTGGAGAAAACATGGATAAAGTGTTTTATCTTAGGACTTTAGGAGATTGTAATAATATTAAAGATGCTATTAAAAATGCTAGTACTGCTACAATTATTGGTGGAGGCTTTATAGGTGTTGAAGTTGCATCGAGTCTTATAACGCTGGGCGTTAAAACAACTATTATCGAGGCTTTACCATATATATGGAGCAGTTTCGTAGATGAGAAAATCTCAAGGTTCATGCAGCAGTATCTTGAAAATAATGGCATTACATTTATTTTAAATGATAGTGGAAAGGAAATAATTAATAAAGGAAATAAAAGAGTCCTAGTAACTAATTCTGGAAAAAACATTGAGAGCGACATAATATTAATTGCTGTAGGTATAGTCCCAAATACCGAAATAGCTCAACAAAGTGGTATTGAGGTAAGTAATGGCATTTTGGTTAATGAATATCTAGAAACAAACCAGAAAGATATATACGCTGCAGGAGATGTTGCAAACATCTTAGATCCAGTAAGTAAAAAGAGAAAAAGAATTGAGCACTGGAATAACGCAGAATACACTGGTAAATTAGCAGCAAAGAATATGATGGATGAAAATCAAAAATATAATTTCATATCGTCGGTGTGGTCAGATATTTTTGATTTACACATAGAATCTGCAGGTGAAACTAGGGAATATGATGAGTACATTATAAGAGGAAAGTTAGAATTACAGAAACCATCTTTCTCCATCATCTATGTAAAGGGTGGATTAATTAAAGGTTATTTAGCAATAAACAGAAAGTCTGTTGAGCTATTAGCATTAAACAAGTTAATCCTAAATAATGTTGACGTTTCTAAGAAACAGAAAGAGATAGAAGACCTTACTTTTAACTTGAATAAACTGTTATGA
- a CDS encoding alcohol dehydrogenase catalytic domain-containing protein: MPKVEKGDILLKIKYCGICRSDWHLWRGDPALVAYMEWSGGKLPIIQGHEVYGEVVEVGDNVTRLKVGDKVVIPASSTGDNRTCRYCMDGNSNVCEHLVIPGYGINGCFAEYMLVPERSVVDLVKIPEGVKPEWAALLSCGFGTSWNAFTMKANLKPGDMVLVIGTGGVGLSAIAIANAIGAKVISIDLNPTATEKAKKLGSIEAYYYSNPEELKKIVDDIMKTHGLVDVVYDTTGNPDAVTSALPLIRPQGTLLLAGLMMKGKETFPLPADLVVAREIKIQGVLMLPAQKFEGIFNLLKEGKMNLDPAIYKFISLEEANNAYREMSEYKTAGRIMIKF; encoded by the coding sequence GTGCCTAAGGTAGAGAAAGGTGATATTCTTTTAAAGATCAAGTACTGTGGTATCTGCAGATCTGATTGGCATTTATGGAGAGGTGATCCAGCTTTAGTGGCATACATGGAGTGGTCTGGAGGAAAACTTCCTATAATCCAGGGGCATGAGGTATATGGAGAGGTTGTTGAGGTAGGAGACAATGTAACTAGGCTTAAGGTAGGAGATAAGGTAGTTATACCTGCGTCATCTACGGGAGATAATAGAACGTGTAGATATTGTATGGATGGAAACTCTAACGTTTGTGAACATTTAGTAATACCAGGCTACGGAATAAACGGATGTTTTGCTGAATACATGCTAGTTCCAGAGAGATCTGTGGTTGATCTCGTTAAGATTCCTGAAGGAGTAAAACCCGAGTGGGCTGCTTTATTATCATGTGGATTCGGGACATCATGGAATGCATTTACCATGAAGGCTAACCTTAAGCCTGGAGATATGGTTTTAGTCATTGGGACAGGAGGAGTTGGACTCAGTGCTATTGCAATAGCTAACGCCATTGGAGCAAAAGTTATTTCAATAGACCTTAATCCTACAGCTACTGAAAAAGCCAAGAAATTAGGGAGCATTGAAGCCTATTATTATTCTAATCCAGAGGAACTGAAAAAGATTGTGGATGATATAATGAAAACTCATGGACTTGTTGATGTAGTATATGATACTACGGGCAATCCTGATGCTGTAACCTCTGCTCTCCCCTTAATAAGACCTCAAGGTACACTCTTGCTAGCAGGACTAATGATGAAAGGAAAAGAGACGTTTCCGCTACCAGCCGATCTAGTAGTGGCAAGAGAGATTAAAATACAAGGAGTTCTGATGCTACCCGCTCAAAAATTTGAAGGAATATTTAACTTGTTAAAAGAAGGCAAAATGAATTTGGATCCAGCAATTTACAAGTTCATAAGTTTAGAGGAAGCAAATAATGCATATAGGGAAATGAGCGAGTATAAGACTGCAGGAAGGATTATGATTAAATTCTAA
- a CDS encoding metal-sulfur cluster assembly factor has protein sequence MKDKIVEILRGIYDPEIPINIYDLGLVREINIDDEEKRIFIRLIFTANKGCTLADLVTVQVKYKVMRAFPDYKVDAKADYNEEWNIGYATLEGRMMLEEIYGKEAIELLMKKDSKIESLVMQLRINKEDPVQYMRKALDDRYQTFKNWYDKHKIL, from the coding sequence TTGAAAGATAAAATAGTAGAAATATTAAGAGGTATATACGATCCAGAAATTCCTATAAACATATATGACCTAGGATTGGTCAGAGAAATAAATATAGATGATGAAGAGAAAAGAATTTTTATTAGACTAATTTTTACTGCAAATAAAGGTTGTACTTTAGCTGATCTAGTAACTGTTCAAGTAAAATACAAAGTTATGAGAGCGTTTCCAGACTATAAGGTTGATGCTAAAGCAGATTATAACGAAGAATGGAATATAGGTTATGCAACTCTTGAGGGAAGAATGATGTTAGAGGAAATTTATGGAAAAGAAGCTATTGAGCTATTAATGAAAAAAGATTCTAAAATTGAAAGCTTAGTTATGCAACTTAGAATTAATAAAGAAGATCCTGTGCAATATATGAGAAAAGCATTAGATGATAGATATCAAACGTTCAAAAATTGGTATGATAAACATAAGATATTGTAA